A genomic region of Pyrus communis chromosome 14, drPyrComm1.1, whole genome shotgun sequence contains the following coding sequences:
- the LOC137715944 gene encoding L-ascorbate oxidase homolog yields MSGMMLMLLLCLSLGTISVVYCGDPTIFFTWNVTYGTLSPLGVPQQVILINGQFPGPNINSTTNNNVIVNVFNNLDEPFLITWVGVQQRKNPWQDGVLGTMCPIPPGTNYTYKFQVKDQIGSFMYYPATAMHRAAGAFGGLRINSRNLIPVPYAAPEDDYTVIIGDWYTKSHSQLRKFLDSGRSMARPDGVLINGKSAKGDGKDEPLFTMKAGKTYKYRICNVGLKNSLNFRIQGHQMKLVEMEGSHTVQNTYDSLDVHIGQCFSMLVTADKEPKDYYMVASTRFTKSVLTGKGIIRYENGKGPVSPEVPKAPVGWAWSLNQFRSFRWNLTASAARPNPQGSYHYGKINITRTIKLINSASKADGKLRYAINGISHVDPETPLKLADYYGIREKVFKFDTMKVDPQSPAEKITMEPNVLNITIKDFVEIIFENPEKSLQTWHLNGYAFFAVAVEPGKWTPEKRKNYNLLDAMSRHTIQVFPKSWAAILLTFDNAGMWNLRSEQPERRYLGQQLYVGVENIKRSLRNEYNMPDSALVCGLVKGMPKPPPYST; encoded by the exons atGTCTGGGATGATGCTTATGCTGCTGTTATGCCTCTCACTGGGGACAATTTCGGTAGTCTATTGTGGAGATCCTACCATTTTCTTCACATGGAATGTGACCTACGGAACCCTCTCACCCCTAGGAGTACCCCAGCAAGTCATTCTTATAAATGGCCAATTTCCTGGACCCAACATCAACTCCACCACCAACAACAACGTTATCGTCAACGTCTTCAATAACCTTGACGAGCCATTCCTCATCACATG GGTGGGTGTCCAGCAGAGGAAGAATCCATGGCAAGATGGAGTTCTTGGAACCATGTGCCCCATCCCCCCCGGTACAAACTACACCTACAAATTCCAAGTCAAGGATCAGATTGGGAGTTTCATGTACTACCCTGCAACGGCCATGCATAGGGCAGCCGGTGCCTTTGGAGGCCTCCGCATCAACAGCCGTAATTTAATTCCCGTCCCTTACGCTGCTCCCGAGGATGACTACACTGTCATAATCGGTGACTGGTACACCAAAAGCCACAGCCAACTTAGGAAATTCTTGGACAGCGGCCGTAGCATGGCCAGGCCTGACGGCGTCCTTATCAACGGCAAATCAGCAAAAGGAGATGGCAAGGACGAGCCCCTCTTCACCATGAAGGCTGGCAAGACGTACAAGTACAGGATCTGCAACGTGGGGCTCAAGAACTCCCTCAACTTTAGGATCCAAGGCCACCAAATGAAGCTTGTCGAGATGGAGGGCTCCCACACCGTCCAAAACACCTATGATTCGCTTGATGTGCATATTGGCCAATGTTTCTCTATGCTTGTCACTGCCGACAAGGAACCCAAGGACTACTACATGGTGGCTTCCACCCGATTCACCAAGAGCGTGCTCACCGGTAAAGGCATCATCAGATACGAAAATGGTAAGGGACCTGTCTCCCCTGAAGTTCCCAAGGCTCCTGTGGGATGGGCCTGGTCTCTCAACCAGTTCCGTTCTTTTCGCTGGAACCTCACTGCCAGCGCAGCTAGGCCTAACCCTCAGGGATCCTACCACTATGGAAAGATTAACATCACCCGCACCATCAAGCTCATCAACTCTGCTAGCAAGGCCGACGGGAAGCTTCGCTATGCTATCAACGGAATCTCCCACGTGGACCCTGAAACCCCACTCAAGTTGGCCGACTACTATGGAATCCGTGAGAAGGTCTTCAAGTTCGACACCATGAAGGTTGATCCCCAATCACCTGCAGAAAAGATCACCATGGAACCCAATGTTCTCAATATAACCATTAAAGACTTTGTGGAGATCATCTTTGAGAACCCGGAGAAGAGCCTCCAGACTTGGCATTTGAACGGATACGCCTTTTTCGCCGTCGC CGTGGAGCCCGGGAAGTGGACCCCAGAAAAGAGGAAGAACTACAACCTTCTCGACGCCATGAGCAGGCACACCATCCAAGTGTTCCCCAAATCTTGGGCTGCCATCCTATTAACATTCGACAACGCTGGAATGTGGAATCTTAGGTCAGAGCAGCCGGAGAGGCGCTACCTAGGACAACAGCTCTACGTGGGAGTTGAAAATATTAAACGCTCCCTCAGGAACGAGTACAACATGCCAGACAGCGCCCTTGTCTGTGGCCTCGTCAAGGGCATGCCTAAGCCCCCGCCTTACAGCACGTAA